The sequence below is a genomic window from Lysobacter capsici.
CGCCCCTTGGGCGTGAGCTCCAGCAACGCGTAGGTGTGCATCATCACTTCCACCCCGCGGCCATAACGCGAGTAGGTGTGGAAGACCGCGCCGGTCGCGTCGCGATGGAACACGCTGATGCCGGGCGCTTCCTCGTGCGGAAACGGCTGGCGAACGTAGTTGTAGTCGACCTTGCCGCTGGACAACTCGTCGTGGCTGAAGCTCACGCCGAAATCGCGATTGAAGTCGCTGCCGTGCGAAGACACCCAGCCGAACCGCCAGCCCATGCGTCGGCGGAAGCGTTCGATGTCGGCCAGCGGCGCGCGCGAGACCGCGAGCAAGGTGACGTCGCGCTGCGCCAGATGCACATTGGCGCCGTCGTGGTGATCGGCCATGTAGGAGCAGCTCTTGCACCCCTGCTCCCAGCCCGGCGCGAACATGAAGTGCTGCACCAGCAACTGGCTGCGCCCGTCGAACAGGTCGGCGAGGCCGCGCGGCCCATCGAGGGTCTCGAAGACGTACTCCTTTTCGACCCGCACCCACGGCAGCGCGCGGCGCTCGCGCGCGATCTCGTCCTGCAGGCGGGTGAGTTCCTTTTCGCGCGCCAACAGCGTCTTGCGTGCGGCGAGCCATTGCTGCGTGGATACGATCGGATGATCGGTCGCGTTCGATCCGGCGATTACGGTGTTCATGCGGTGCTCCTGGGCCCGATGGGCCTTCGTGGTGGGACGCCCGCCCGATCGCGGGCAAGGCATCGCCGTCTCCGGTCGGTCGACCGGATGGGCATGGCGGATGGGGAAGCCGCCGGCAGGCGGCTGGATCGATGACGAATCGCGCGTCAGCGCATTCGCCGCGATGGGCGGCCGCGTCGCACGCGGCGCATCGCCCGAAGCCTTATCGCGTCGCCGATTTCGGCCGGCGCACCGCGCGGACCTTGCCGCTGGACCCGCCGCCGCAATAGAACAGATCCGCGCCGTCGGATTCGAGCCCGCTCACGCCGATGCCGTGCGGCAATTCCAGGCGTTCGAGCACCTCGCCGTTGTCCGGATCGATGCGGCGCAGTTCGTTGTCGTCGCCGTCCCAGGTCGCGTGCCACAGCTCGCCGTCGACCCAGGTCACGCCGGTGACGAAACGGTTGGATTCGATCGTGCGCAGGACCGCGCCGGTGGCCGGATCGATCCGATGGATCTTGCGATCGCGGTACTGCCCCACCCACAGGCTGCCCTCGGCCCAGGTCAGGCCGGAATCGCCGCCGTTGCCCGGCGCGGGAATCGACGCCACCACCGCGCCGGTGGCCGGATCGATCTTGTCGATGCGCGCTTCGGCGATCTGATACAGATGGGTGCCGTCGAACGCGGTGCCCGCATGCGCGGCGCAATCGAGCGTGCGCACGACCTCACCGCTGTCGGGGTCGAACGCCAGCACGTTCGCCTCGGTCGCGGCCCACACGCGCTGGCCGTCGTGGGTGACGCCGTGAATCCGCTCGGCGCCGTCGAACGGGCCGTATTCGCGCACGATTTCGGCCGCGCGGGTCGGGATTTGCCGGGTTGCGTTGTCGTTGCTGCTCATGGTTCCTCTCCTGGGGCGCTCAGGGCGGCGCCGTGAGATCAATCTACTCAGGCGGCAGCGCGGCCGGGAGTAACAAGATCGTCGTGAATCCCACCAGCGGCGGCGCCAGCCAGCGCTGTGCGCGCGCATGGCCGATCGAGCGCACCTGCGCGGCCGCCTCCAGTTCGACCAGCGCGCGCTGGACCGTGCGCTGGCTGTCGCCCAGGGCCAGCGCCAATGCCGAGGTCGACCAGGCCGCGCCGT
It includes:
- a CDS encoding DUF899 domain-containing protein; this translates as MNTVIAGSNATDHPIVSTQQWLAARKTLLAREKELTRLQDEIARERRALPWVRVEKEYVFETLDGPRGLADLFDGRSQLLVQHFMFAPGWEQGCKSCSYMADHHDGANVHLAQRDVTLLAVSRAPLADIERFRRRMGWRFGWVSSHGSDFNRDFGVSFSHDELSSGKVDYNYVRQPFPHEEAPGISVFHRDATGAVFHTYSRYGRGVEVMMHTYALLELTPKGRDEDGLEYPMAWVRHHDRYAPAASASTAPATGACCSKV
- a CDS encoding PQQ-binding-like beta-propeller repeat protein; its protein translation is MSSNDNATRQIPTRAAEIVREYGPFDGAERIHGVTHDGQRVWAATEANVLAFDPDSGEVVRTLDCAAHAGTAFDGTHLYQIAEARIDKIDPATGAVVASIPAPGNGGDSGLTWAEGSLWVGQYRDRKIHRIDPATGAVLRTIESNRFVTGVTWVDGELWHATWDGDDNELRRIDPDNGEVLERLELPHGIGVSGLESDGADLFYCGGGSSGKVRAVRRPKSATR